A genomic stretch from Arthrobacter sp. KBS0702 includes:
- a CDS encoding DsbA family protein: protein MSPANEPRQSKAERTAAAREKAREIREAQLKKEKRNKLLIGWGIVAAVVAIIVIVALVVTSNIQKNAPIADSGPTPANGNVNGGVTLLANTEVAKSAPATVKLADVPSAPATPPAEIKAPGADAEAGKPVKVVLYIDFICPVCKDFESRYNQTLTKLRNDGKITVEYRPLGFLDSRSSTNYSSRAANAAACVVNESPEKYSDFVDALFAKQPAEGSAGLSDSDLKKLATDTGAKSIDKCVDDKTYRPYVKYTTQQAAAIGVTGTPTVFVEGKQWGKGDSAQTPFDQYLQAAVDAKK from the coding sequence ATGAGCCCCGCAAACGAACCCCGTCAGTCCAAAGCGGAGCGCACCGCCGCGGCGCGCGAGAAAGCCCGTGAGATCCGCGAGGCGCAGCTGAAGAAGGAAAAGCGGAACAAGCTGCTGATCGGCTGGGGCATCGTGGCCGCCGTCGTTGCCATCATCGTGATTGTCGCCCTGGTGGTCACCTCGAACATCCAAAAGAACGCACCGATCGCCGATTCCGGTCCGACGCCGGCAAACGGCAACGTCAACGGCGGCGTGACCCTGCTGGCCAACACCGAGGTGGCGAAGTCGGCCCCGGCCACCGTCAAGCTCGCGGACGTGCCGTCTGCCCCCGCCACGCCGCCGGCAGAGATCAAGGCGCCCGGAGCCGACGCCGAGGCCGGCAAGCCGGTCAAGGTGGTCCTCTACATCGACTTCATCTGCCCGGTGTGCAAGGACTTCGAATCCCGGTACAACCAGACCCTCACCAAGCTCCGCAACGACGGCAAGATCACCGTCGAGTACCGGCCGCTGGGCTTCCTGGACAGCCGCTCCAGCACGAACTACTCCTCGCGGGCAGCCAACGCCGCGGCCTGCGTGGTCAATGAGTCCCCGGAGAAGTACTCGGACTTCGTCGACGCGCTGTTCGCCAAGCAGCCGGCCGAGGGCAGCGCGGGCCTCTCCGACTCGGACTTGAAGAAGCTGGCCACCGACACCGGGGCCAAGAGCATCGACAAGTGCGTTGATGACAAGACCTACCGCCCGTACGTGAAATATACGACCCAGCAGGCTGCGGCCATCGGGGTCACCGGAACGCCTACCGTCTTTGTCGAGGGCAAGCAGTGGGGCAAGGGCGACAGCGCCCAGACTCCGTTCGACCAGTACCTCCAGGCAGCGGTGGACGCCAAGAAGTAG